The following coding sequences are from one Rathayibacter sp. SW19 window:
- a CDS encoding SDR family oxidoreductase: MSRTVRGARVLITGAASGMGRLYAQRAVLEGARAVVLWDKNGKALGEAADELAALASPGTSVHAFTVDIAELGAIAQTAQKVRKIAGNPDVLINNAGIVRSALFWEHDSGDDTRATMQINALAPMYITREFLPGMIDNPYRAARIVNVASAAGLVANPRMSVYAASKWALIGWSESLRIELEQQDHGNVKVTTVAPTFVATGMFDGARGPLLAPVMTPEYVVERVWRAMLAGKPMLMLPGSVAIAKLLKGVLPTRAWDVVAERMGIYNTMDAFTGRNVGR; encoded by the coding sequence ATGAGCAGAACCGTGCGCGGAGCCCGCGTCTTGATCACAGGAGCAGCCAGCGGCATGGGGCGTCTGTATGCGCAGCGTGCAGTGCTCGAAGGCGCTCGTGCGGTCGTGCTCTGGGACAAGAACGGCAAAGCACTCGGCGAGGCGGCGGATGAGCTCGCTGCGCTCGCATCGCCCGGCACCTCCGTGCACGCTTTCACGGTGGACATCGCCGAGCTCGGCGCAATCGCGCAGACCGCGCAGAAGGTGCGCAAGATCGCCGGCAACCCCGATGTGCTGATCAACAACGCCGGAATCGTGCGCAGCGCGTTGTTCTGGGAGCACGACAGCGGCGACGACACCCGCGCGACGATGCAGATCAATGCGCTGGCACCGATGTACATCACGCGCGAGTTCCTGCCCGGCATGATCGACAACCCTTATCGCGCGGCCCGGATCGTCAACGTCGCCTCTGCGGCCGGCCTTGTCGCGAACCCGCGGATGAGTGTTTACGCCGCCTCCAAGTGGGCGTTGATCGGCTGGAGCGAGTCGCTGCGGATCGAGCTCGAACAGCAGGATCACGGCAATGTGAAGGTGACCACCGTGGCTCCGACGTTCGTAGCGACCGGCATGTTCGACGGGGCACGCGGCCCGTTGCTCGCACCGGTGATGACGCCGGAGTATGTCGTCGAGCGGGTCTGGCGAGCGATGCTCGCGGGCAAGCCGATGCTGATGCTGCCTGGTTCCGTCGCGATCGCGAAGCTGCTGAAAGGCGTGCTGCCCACGCGGGCCTGGGATGTGGTGGCCGAACGAATGGGTATCTATAACACCATGGATGCCTTCACAGGGCGAAACGTCGGCCGCTGA
- a CDS encoding DNA alkylation repair protein — protein MATAEDVMAALAAVADADDAVFLQRFFKTGPGQYGEGDVFIGVRVPKTRAVVKQFADLPLEEIDVLIDSPVHEHRLAGLVTLNTQFARASATRRRDEGQRERIAAYYLAAVRRGRVNNWDLVDASAEFILGEYLVDRPHTILIELAESENLWWRRVAVLSTFAFIKRGDASTTLELAELLLNDREDLMHKAVGWMLREVGKRVDPTLLIGFLDAHAAQMPRTMLSYATEHLDAAVRAGYRARR, from the coding sequence GTGGCAACTGCAGAGGATGTGATGGCGGCGCTCGCGGCCGTCGCAGACGCCGATGACGCTGTCTTCCTGCAACGCTTCTTCAAGACCGGCCCCGGTCAGTACGGCGAGGGTGACGTGTTCATCGGCGTGCGCGTGCCGAAAACGCGTGCCGTGGTCAAGCAGTTCGCCGACCTGCCGCTCGAAGAAATCGACGTGTTGATCGACAGCCCGGTTCACGAGCACCGGCTGGCTGGGTTGGTCACGCTGAACACGCAATTCGCGCGGGCGAGTGCGACGCGGCGGCGTGACGAGGGTCAGCGCGAACGCATCGCCGCGTACTACCTCGCCGCGGTGCGGCGCGGGCGGGTGAACAACTGGGATCTCGTCGACGCCTCCGCCGAATTCATCCTCGGCGAATACCTGGTCGACCGGCCGCACACCATCCTGATCGAGCTGGCCGAAAGCGAGAACCTGTGGTGGCGGCGCGTAGCCGTGCTATCAACATTCGCCTTCATCAAGCGGGGCGACGCATCCACAACGCTCGAATTGGCTGAGCTGCTGCTGAACGATCGCGAAGATCTCATGCACAAAGCAGTCGGCTGGATGCTCCGCGAAGTGGGCAAACGCGTCGATCCGACCCTGCTCATCGGCTTTCTCGACGCGCATGCGGCACAGATGCCGCGCACGATGCTGTCGTACGCCACCGAGCATCTGGATGCCGCGGTGCGGGCGGGGTATCGCGCGCGCCGGTGA
- a CDS encoding DUF6421 family protein, which produces MSQFVSQFTGSQFSADTIVGEPEVVEDRRPSTSSGTETSSATGTNSATADVATHPAWLALKNAAIALQADQVKDGSIPDATRHADARASVATIVASIAELAPLFPHDAAYLDAVRTDFARWVDSDFAEPDFLDALNAFQPQQHRVDGLRHLVVFPMYTQNGSTNRHVEAVLIEVIWPEFIAALEAGDYGNKLFMPIRFLDFTPGYDTNSAVLFPETVAMREIPSFTWGAIFQDREAARYRRVVRAASEITKLELPEGAARLLDDQALTEETFVMWDLIHDRTHMRGDLPFDPFMIKQRMPFFLYSLEELRCDLTAFRESVKLERTLSALPADEVTPSGKDILEHAKLVQYTILFDRIFRFPLTGSRMRNYDGLGGQLLFAWLHQHNVLHWTDTRLAIDWDEVADVVVALSDAINDLYWRSIDRPKTAHWLAAYELVSSVLTPNPASLWSRGLPDEILAGPPKGYTDAVLDDEFPLSMFYEALGKKMRTVIESTAGITAHG; this is translated from the coding sequence ATGTCTCAATTCGTCTCACAGTTCACTGGATCACAGTTCAGTGCAGACACCATTGTCGGAGAGCCCGAGGTTGTCGAAGACCGCCGCCCTTCAACGAGCTCAGGGACCGAAACAAGCTCAGCGACCGGAACGAACTCAGCGACCGCAGATGTCGCCACGCATCCGGCCTGGCTGGCCCTGAAGAACGCGGCGATCGCGCTGCAGGCCGACCAGGTGAAGGACGGGTCGATTCCGGATGCGACGCGGCACGCGGATGCGCGAGCATCCGTCGCCACGATCGTCGCGTCGATCGCCGAGTTGGCTCCGCTCTTTCCGCACGACGCCGCCTACTTGGACGCCGTGCGCACAGACTTCGCGCGCTGGGTCGACAGTGACTTCGCCGAGCCGGACTTTCTCGACGCGTTGAACGCGTTCCAGCCGCAGCAGCACCGTGTGGACGGCCTGCGCCACCTGGTGGTATTCCCCATGTACACGCAGAACGGGTCGACCAACCGGCACGTGGAAGCCGTGTTGATCGAGGTGATCTGGCCCGAGTTCATCGCGGCGCTGGAGGCAGGCGACTACGGCAACAAGCTGTTTATGCCGATCCGCTTCCTCGACTTCACGCCCGGCTACGACACCAACTCGGCCGTATTGTTCCCGGAGACCGTCGCGATGCGCGAGATCCCGTCGTTCACGTGGGGTGCGATCTTCCAGGATCGCGAAGCCGCACGCTATCGCAGGGTCGTGCGCGCGGCATCCGAGATCACCAAACTCGAATTGCCGGAAGGCGCAGCCCGGCTACTGGACGACCAGGCGCTGACGGAGGAGACCTTCGTCATGTGGGATCTCATCCACGACCGCACGCACATGCGCGGCGACCTGCCGTTCGACCCGTTCATGATCAAGCAGCGGATGCCGTTCTTCCTGTACTCGCTCGAAGAACTGCGTTGCGATCTCACCGCGTTTCGCGAGTCGGTGAAGCTGGAGAGAACGCTGAGCGCGCTTCCCGCGGACGAGGTCACGCCGTCGGGTAAGGACATCCTCGAACACGCGAAGCTCGTGCAGTACACGATCTTGTTCGATCGGATCTTCCGCTTCCCGCTCACAGGCAGCCGCATGCGCAACTATGACGGCCTCGGCGGCCAGTTGCTGTTCGCCTGGCTGCACCAGCACAACGTGCTGCACTGGACAGACACGCGGCTGGCCATCGACTGGGACGAGGTCGCCGATGTCGTCGTCGCCCTGAGCGATGCGATCAACGACTTGTACTGGCGTTCGATCGACCGGCCGAAGACCGCGCACTGGCTCGCCGCGTACGAGCTGGTGTCGAGTGTGCTCACGCCGAACCCGGCATCGCTCTGGTCGCGGGGGCTACCGGACGAGATTCTTGCCGGGCCACCGAAGGGTTACACCGATGCCGTGCTGGACGACGAGTTCCCGCTCTCGATGTTCTACGAGGCACTCGGCAAGAAGATGCGCACCGTGATCGAGTCGACCGCGGGCATTACCGCGCATGGTTGA
- a CDS encoding SDR family NAD(P)-dependent oxidoreductase, with the protein MVDTGVAGRTVLIAGASGASGIAIARALAAAGARVLAVGRGQEHLDALAEQVPDADTRVCDLTDPSAVAELAMRIHVKFGSIDGLVNLVGGWRGGGGLAGQSDEDWRFLEGSLTSLRNISRTFYDDLVASTAGRLAIVSSTAVEHPTAGGANYVALKAAAEAWTLAVAQGFAKAASAESSAAATIFRVKSLAGLEESLAASVVGLWSQGAASINGRTITIPVVE; encoded by the coding sequence ATGGTTGACACCGGGGTCGCCGGACGCACCGTGCTCATCGCGGGCGCGTCCGGCGCGTCCGGCATCGCGATCGCGCGCGCTCTCGCAGCGGCCGGCGCGCGGGTGCTCGCGGTCGGCCGCGGTCAAGAGCATCTCGACGCACTCGCCGAGCAGGTTCCGGATGCCGACACGCGCGTCTGCGACCTGACCGACCCTTCCGCCGTGGCCGAGCTCGCAATGCGCATCCACGTCAAGTTCGGAAGCATCGACGGTCTCGTCAACCTGGTCGGCGGATGGCGCGGTGGCGGCGGTCTGGCCGGCCAGAGCGACGAAGACTGGCGCTTTCTGGAAGGCTCACTGACGTCGCTGCGCAACATCAGCCGCACCTTTTACGATGACCTGGTCGCCTCGACGGCGGGTCGACTGGCGATCGTCTCATCGACGGCAGTTGAGCATCCGACCGCCGGCGGTGCCAACTATGTCGCACTCAAGGCGGCTGCAGAGGCCTGGACCCTGGCGGTGGCGCAAGGCTTCGCCAAGGCGGCGAGCGCGGAATCCAGCGCCGCAGCGACGATCTTCCGTGTGAAGTCGTTGGCCGGCCTCGAAGAGTCGCTCGCGGCATCCGTCGTCGGCCTGTGGTCGCAAGGGGCGGCATCTATCAACGGCCGCACGATCACCATTCCGGTGGTCGAGTAG
- a CDS encoding aggregation-promoting factor C-terminal-like domain-containing protein, with the protein MTLRSILTPTREFSSRLFGNRSDIIGTFVGIVMTGSLLLPVAIQQSAQQAEHEAAQVKATTQLSESTGLHHEQLKVYADQVQQRIDDAAATALAQGKTVAEQAKAKTDVTALTNAIAALSDYDSLSQRTVLRRTDAVKTVIQTTSAAAAEADRVAAAQAAAALAAANTPDGARTTARSLAASTYGWGDDQFQCLSNLWQKESGWSYTASNGSSGAAGIPQALPGSKMATAGADWASNATTQIKWGLDYIARGYGTPCSAWSHSQSMNWY; encoded by the coding sequence GTGACCTTACGTTCCATCCTGACCCCCACCCGCGAATTTTCCAGCCGGTTGTTCGGCAACCGAAGCGACATCATCGGCACGTTCGTCGGAATCGTCATGACCGGATCGCTTCTGCTGCCCGTCGCGATCCAGCAGAGCGCCCAGCAAGCCGAACACGAAGCCGCACAGGTGAAAGCCACGACGCAACTGAGCGAGTCGACCGGCTTGCACCACGAGCAGCTGAAGGTTTATGCAGACCAGGTGCAGCAGCGTATCGATGATGCTGCAGCGACAGCGCTCGCACAGGGCAAAACGGTCGCCGAACAAGCCAAAGCGAAGACCGATGTCACCGCGCTCACCAATGCCATTGCGGCGCTGAGCGACTACGACTCTCTTTCGCAGCGCACGGTGCTTCGTCGAACGGATGCTGTGAAGACGGTCATCCAAACGACGTCTGCGGCCGCAGCCGAGGCGGATCGCGTCGCTGCCGCTCAGGCAGCGGCGGCGCTTGCGGCAGCGAACACGCCGGACGGTGCCCGTACCACCGCGCGGAGCCTCGCCGCGAGCACATACGGTTGGGGGGACGACCAGTTCCAGTGCCTCAGCAATCTGTGGCAGAAGGAATCCGGCTGGTCCTACACCGCATCGAACGGATCGAGCGGGGCCGCGGGCATCCCGCAGGCGCTGCCCGGTTCCAAGATGGCAACAGCCGGTGCCGACTGGGCAAGCAACGCCACCACCCAGATCAAGTGGGGCCTCGACTACATCGCGCGTGGCTATGGCACCCCGTGCTCGGCCTGGTCGCACTCCCAATCGATGAACTGGTACTGA
- a CDS encoding glycosyltransferase family 39 protein, producing the protein MKLNARSVGLPRVAWLPVGAALVTVGGALAFTIGQYGYHRDELYFRMLPLQWGYTDQPPLTPFIANLMSTLADQVSALRIPALIFALVSTVIVALIAREVGGGAGAQALAAWGYAFGALTLVGGHVLLTASFDLMVWPAVMLAIIRAQLRGKPVWWLVAGAIAGISMYNKLLIAFLLVALLVGIVAVGPRSLFRSPWLYGAVGVMLVIGSPNLIYQAVNGWPQLSVGAALASDNGGNVRVLLLPYLALLLGPTLVPFWIAGLVAVFRRPGWRAIRFIGVAFPVLVLLVFVAGSQFYYPFGLESVVFAIGCVPVAEFARRSRVRAAAVVTAVALNVIVVSVISLPLIPVTLVGATPIPAINQTQRDQVGWPRYVHQVDAVAASVAQGDVVVLASNYGEAGALERYGSRGQPPVYSGHNALWDLGPPPQTTTTVVVVGGQYDSVKPFFSTCAVRGHLDNGVGVDNEEQGQPIAVCNGPKLSWSNLWPKLRHLG; encoded by the coding sequence ATGAAGCTGAACGCCCGAAGTGTCGGACTGCCACGGGTCGCATGGCTGCCCGTCGGTGCCGCGCTGGTCACCGTGGGCGGAGCGTTGGCGTTCACGATCGGGCAGTACGGCTATCACCGCGACGAGCTGTACTTTCGGATGCTGCCCCTGCAGTGGGGCTACACGGACCAGCCTCCGCTGACGCCGTTTATCGCGAATTTGATGTCGACCCTCGCCGACCAGGTGTCGGCGTTGCGGATTCCGGCACTGATCTTCGCGCTCGTGTCAACGGTGATTGTCGCCCTCATCGCTCGCGAGGTCGGCGGAGGTGCCGGAGCGCAGGCGCTTGCCGCGTGGGGCTACGCGTTCGGCGCGCTGACCCTGGTCGGCGGCCACGTGTTGCTTACCGCGAGCTTCGATTTGATGGTGTGGCCGGCGGTCATGCTGGCGATCATCCGTGCGCAACTGCGCGGAAAGCCCGTGTGGTGGTTGGTCGCGGGCGCGATCGCCGGCATCAGCATGTACAACAAACTCCTGATCGCCTTCCTGCTGGTCGCGCTGCTCGTCGGCATCGTCGCCGTCGGGCCGCGTTCATTGTTTCGGTCGCCGTGGCTCTATGGCGCAGTCGGGGTGATGCTGGTGATCGGCTCGCCGAATCTGATCTATCAGGCCGTCAACGGATGGCCGCAACTGTCTGTGGGTGCAGCTCTGGCGTCGGACAACGGTGGAAACGTGCGTGTGCTCCTCCTGCCTTACCTTGCACTCCTGCTGGGTCCGACCCTGGTACCGTTCTGGATCGCCGGCCTTGTGGCTGTGTTTCGGCGGCCGGGGTGGCGCGCCATCCGTTTCATCGGGGTCGCGTTTCCAGTGCTTGTGCTGCTGGTCTTTGTTGCGGGGAGTCAGTTCTACTACCCGTTCGGCCTGGAGTCGGTCGTCTTCGCCATCGGCTGTGTTCCTGTCGCGGAGTTCGCCCGGCGATCACGGGTGCGAGCTGCCGCCGTGGTGACAGCGGTTGCACTCAACGTGATCGTCGTGTCGGTGATCTCACTACCGCTGATACCCGTAACGCTGGTCGGTGCGACCCCGATCCCCGCTATCAATCAAACGCAGCGCGATCAGGTGGGATGGCCGCGGTACGTGCACCAGGTGGATGCTGTTGCAGCCTCGGTCGCGCAAGGCGACGTGGTCGTGCTCGCAAGCAACTACGGCGAAGCCGGTGCCCTGGAGCGATATGGAAGCCGCGGCCAACCGCCGGTTTACAGCGGCCACAACGCGCTCTGGGACCTCGGGCCGCCCCCGCAGACGACGACGACAGTCGTGGTCGTCGGCGGTCAATACGACTCGGTGAAACCGTTCTTCAGCACGTGTGCGGTGCGGGGCCACCTCGACAACGGCGTGGGTGTAGACAACGAAGAACAGGGCCAGCCGATCGCCGTCTGCAACGGGCCAAAGCTGAGTTGGAGCAACCTCTGGCCCAAACTTCGACACCTGGGCTGA
- a CDS encoding SDR family oxidoreductase gives MTVAVVGGTGTLGRQVVAGLRSRGADVRVLSRKSPDYPVDLRSGGGLAEALSGCDTVVDASNGATSTLVDGSGRLLAAEQSAGVGHHVAISIVGCDRAPMSYYKIKVRQEQVVEAGPVPWTIVRATQFHNLIDTMFTSSARVGVLPKVRALVQSVDVSEAAAFIADTATGGPLRARVQIAGPQLNDARELAQLWRLATHSRAVSVPIHVPGKLGRALREGALTNEHPDARGTIRFADWLESRAS, from the coding sequence ATGACGGTGGCAGTGGTCGGTGGTACAGGCACGCTCGGGCGGCAGGTTGTCGCAGGCCTGCGTTCGCGTGGGGCCGATGTGCGAGTGCTGAGCCGCAAATCGCCAGACTATCCAGTGGATCTGCGCTCCGGCGGAGGTCTCGCTGAAGCGCTCAGCGGATGCGACACGGTCGTCGACGCCAGCAACGGCGCGACGTCGACCCTCGTCGATGGGTCCGGGCGACTCCTCGCTGCCGAGCAATCCGCCGGCGTCGGCCACCATGTCGCGATCTCAATCGTCGGCTGCGACAGGGCCCCGATGAGTTACTACAAGATCAAAGTGCGTCAAGAGCAGGTTGTCGAGGCCGGCCCGGTGCCGTGGACCATTGTGCGGGCGACCCAATTCCATAACCTGATCGACACCATGTTCACCAGCTCGGCGCGCGTCGGGGTGCTGCCGAAAGTGCGTGCGCTGGTGCAGTCCGTCGACGTGAGCGAAGCCGCAGCATTCATCGCAGACACGGCAACAGGCGGTCCATTGCGGGCCCGCGTGCAGATCGCCGGCCCGCAGCTCAACGATGCGCGGGAACTCGCCCAGCTGTGGCGTCTGGCGACGCATTCGCGCGCTGTCTCCGTGCCGATTCACGTGCCGGGCAAGCTGGGGCGCGCGCTGCGCGAAGGGGCGCTGACCAACGAACATCCGGATGCCCGCGGCACCATCCGCTTCGCCGATTGGCTCGAGAGCCGCGCTTCCTGA
- a CDS encoding ArsR/SmtB family transcription factor codes for MSTATIVDPWYALADPTRRRVFNRVATGPCSVTEIAGELPVTRPAVSQHLRVLLDAGLVDVRRRGRERIYRPRPDGLHQLRQELDSYWALTLTMFKTVVEETVAEKTVAEETVIEETVIEERS; via the coding sequence GTGTCCACAGCGACAATTGTCGATCCTTGGTATGCGTTGGCCGATCCGACTCGGCGACGTGTATTCAACCGCGTGGCCACCGGGCCGTGTTCAGTGACGGAGATCGCAGGGGAGCTTCCGGTGACTCGCCCGGCGGTGTCCCAGCACCTCCGGGTGCTTCTCGACGCGGGCTTGGTCGACGTGCGCCGACGGGGCAGGGAGCGCATCTATCGCCCCCGGCCAGACGGTCTGCATCAGCTGCGCCAAGAATTGGATTCCTACTGGGCACTGACCCTCACGATGTTCAAGACGGTGGTCGAAGAGACCGTGGCCGAAAAGACCGTGGCCGAGGAGACCGTGATCGAAGAGACCGTGATCGAAGAGAGGAGTTGA
- a CDS encoding carboxymuconolactone decarboxylase family protein: protein MISTASGMRLPDAARVAFYHKEFVGSALGAWTQAVMRGPSDWSVGERELMAAMVARWNSCEFCIGAHRAIAIRGMTQEVVDACLADPLTAPIPERLRATLTFLEKMTKYPRELNTADAEDALRAGTSRAQLMDAAAVAALFNITTRYADSLKFAIPTAAEFDKSAEMMLKRGYA, encoded by the coding sequence TTGATCTCGACGGCATCGGGCATGCGCCTGCCCGATGCTGCCCGGGTCGCCTTTTACCACAAGGAGTTTGTCGGCTCTGCCCTCGGCGCCTGGACGCAGGCGGTGATGCGCGGCCCCAGCGACTGGAGCGTGGGAGAACGCGAGTTGATGGCCGCGATGGTCGCCCGCTGGAACTCGTGTGAGTTCTGCATCGGCGCGCACCGAGCCATCGCCATCCGAGGCATGACCCAGGAAGTTGTCGACGCGTGTCTCGCCGACCCACTCACGGCGCCGATACCTGAGCGGCTGCGCGCGACGCTGACCTTCCTGGAGAAAATGACCAAATACCCGCGCGAACTGAACACTGCCGATGCCGAGGACGCGCTGCGCGCAGGTACCTCCCGCGCGCAACTCATGGATGCCGCTGCCGTCGCCGCCCTGTTCAACATCACGACCCGGTACGCCGATTCCCTGAAATTTGCCATCCCGACCGCCGCCGAGTTTGACAAGTCTGCTGAGATGATGCTCAAGCGCGGATACGCCTGA
- a CDS encoding ABC transporter ATP-binding protein has protein sequence MLELHDINRSFSGRQVLKDINFDVLPGRLTGFVGANGAGKTTSMRIILGVLSSDSGTVTLNGTVIGAADRRRFGYMPEERGLYPKMKTGEQLVYLARLHGLTATTAKHNTSTLLERLGLGERANDPVEKLSLGNQQRAQIAAALVHDPEVLVLDEPFSGLDPIAVETVQTVLKEYAARGVPVLFSSHQLDIVERLCDDLVIIADGAIRAAGSREKLRAEHSEPRFEVQLAGDAGWLRDQPDITVLDFDGGYALFDATPDAAQRVLQQAVGRGSVTSFAPHSPSLAQIFREVIK, from the coding sequence GTGCTCGAACTCCATGACATCAATCGATCGTTCTCGGGTCGTCAGGTGCTCAAAGACATCAATTTCGATGTATTACCCGGGCGATTGACCGGATTTGTCGGCGCGAACGGGGCCGGCAAGACCACCAGCATGCGGATCATCCTCGGTGTGCTGTCGTCCGACAGCGGCACGGTGACTCTGAATGGCACCGTCATCGGTGCAGCGGACCGTCGCCGATTCGGCTATATGCCGGAGGAGCGCGGGCTGTATCCGAAGATGAAGACCGGCGAACAGCTCGTCTATCTGGCCCGCCTGCATGGGCTCACGGCCACCACGGCCAAGCACAACACGAGCACACTGCTGGAGCGGCTGGGGCTCGGTGAGCGGGCGAACGACCCGGTTGAGAAGCTGTCACTCGGCAACCAGCAACGTGCGCAGATCGCTGCCGCACTCGTGCACGACCCAGAAGTGCTCGTGCTCGACGAACCGTTCTCCGGACTCGACCCGATCGCTGTGGAAACCGTTCAGACGGTGCTGAAGGAGTATGCCGCTCGCGGAGTGCCCGTGCTGTTCTCCTCCCACCAGCTCGACATTGTCGAGCGGCTCTGCGACGACCTCGTGATCATCGCCGACGGAGCTATCCGCGCGGCGGGCTCCCGCGAGAAGCTTCGAGCCGAGCACTCCGAGCCACGCTTCGAGGTGCAACTCGCCGGCGACGCCGGCTGGCTCCGTGACCAGCCGGACATCACCGTGCTCGACTTCGACGGCGGCTACGCGCTCTTCGACGCGACCCCGGATGCCGCCCAGCGCGTTCTCCAGCAAGCCGTCGGCCGCGGGTCGGTCACGAGCTTCGCACCGCACAGCCCATCGCTCGCCCAGATCTTTCGGGAGGTCATCAAATGA
- a CDS encoding ABC transporter permease, with protein MSTTSTTAAEQPGGGPASGGRRFGGGDSGEQNAGVGAPRGAVWLVAQREIMSRLRSKVFLISTGILLLAVLLSILIGGLIGGIDQSSKVAVVGSATTVVEHVQGLKAMPADSVATAEKMVRDGSVDAAIVPDATNKVTGVKIIALDSPPAAVIQSLSVAPSVTLLKTSAQNPLLVYFVALAFGLVFFMSAMTFGQTIAQSVVEEKQTRVVEVLLSTISARTLMAGKVLGNSILAFAQIAIIALLASLGLLVTGQHSLLASVGPSVIWFVVFFVVGFVMIAALYSGTAALVSRQEDVGSATAPVMMIILLPYILVLVFNNNPTVLAVMSYVPFSAPVGMPMRLFLGTAQWWEPLLSLLILLATTWLAILVGSRIYENSLLRTGAKISIKEALKG; from the coding sequence ATGAGCACCACCTCGACAACCGCAGCGGAACAGCCGGGCGGCGGGCCGGCATCCGGTGGTCGCCGCTTCGGCGGGGGAGACTCCGGCGAGCAAAACGCCGGCGTCGGTGCACCGCGCGGTGCAGTCTGGCTGGTCGCACAACGCGAAATCATGTCCCGGCTGCGCAGCAAGGTGTTCCTGATCTCGACGGGCATTCTGCTGCTGGCGGTGCTCCTGTCCATTCTGATCGGCGGGCTGATTGGCGGCATCGATCAGTCGAGCAAGGTGGCGGTCGTGGGGAGCGCGACAACGGTCGTCGAGCATGTTCAGGGGCTGAAAGCCATGCCGGCCGACAGCGTCGCGACCGCCGAGAAGATGGTGCGCGACGGGTCCGTCGATGCCGCGATCGTGCCAGACGCGACGAATAAGGTCACCGGTGTCAAGATCATCGCACTGGATTCGCCCCCGGCGGCCGTGATTCAGTCGCTCAGTGTCGCTCCGTCGGTGACGCTGCTGAAGACATCCGCGCAGAATCCGCTGCTCGTGTACTTCGTCGCGCTCGCGTTCGGGCTCGTCTTCTTCATGTCGGCCATGACGTTCGGCCAGACGATCGCCCAGAGCGTGGTCGAAGAGAAGCAGACACGAGTGGTCGAGGTGTTGCTTTCGACGATCAGCGCCCGCACGCTGATGGCGGGCAAAGTGCTGGGCAACAGCATCCTGGCGTTCGCGCAGATCGCGATCATCGCGCTGCTCGCAAGCCTGGGGCTCTTGGTAACAGGGCAGCATTCACTCCTGGCCAGCGTCGGGCCGAGTGTGATCTGGTTCGTCGTGTTCTTCGTCGTCGGCTTCGTGATGATCGCGGCACTGTATTCCGGCACAGCTGCACTCGTGTCTCGGCAGGAGGATGTCGGCAGCGCCACCGCGCCCGTCATGATGATCATCCTGCTGCCCTACATCCTGGTCTTGGTGTTCAACAACAACCCGACGGTGCTCGCGGTGATGTCGTACGTTCCGTTCTCCGCCCCGGTCGGGATGCCGATGCGCCTGTTCTTGGGGACCGCCCAGTGGTGGGAGCCGCTGCTATCGCTGCTGATTCTGCTGGCAACGACCTGGCTGGCGATCCTCGTCGGTTCGCGCATCTACGAGAACTCGCTGCTGCGCACAGGGGCGAAGATCTCGATCAAGGAGGCGCTGAAGGGCTGA
- a CDS encoding TMEM175 family protein: MTKNRLEAFSDGVLAIIITIMVLELRVPNGATWEALSQSLPTLLSYLLSFVYIGIYWNNHHHMMQLVGTVNGAVLWANLHLLFWLSLVPFSTRWMDETGFVQVPVVVYGINLVCAAIAYWVLQHTLIRQQGKGGALAEAVGRDWKGRLSPVIYLVGIGAALLGIPAIALAAYTVVALIWLVPDRRTERYLASHDRSSPSSPDA, encoded by the coding sequence ATGACCAAGAACAGACTCGAAGCGTTCAGCGATGGCGTGCTGGCCATCATCATCACGATCATGGTCTTGGAGTTGCGCGTTCCAAACGGAGCGACGTGGGAGGCGCTGTCGCAGAGCCTGCCTACGCTTCTGAGCTACCTTCTCAGCTTCGTCTACATCGGCATCTATTGGAACAACCACCACCACATGATGCAGCTGGTCGGCACGGTGAACGGGGCCGTGCTCTGGGCCAACCTGCACCTGCTGTTCTGGCTCTCGTTGGTGCCGTTCAGCACGCGCTGGATGGATGAGACAGGATTCGTGCAGGTGCCCGTCGTCGTATACGGAATCAATCTCGTCTGCGCGGCAATCGCCTACTGGGTGCTCCAGCACACCCTGATTCGGCAGCAGGGAAAGGGTGGCGCGCTCGCCGAAGCAGTGGGTCGCGATTGGAAAGGCAGACTTTCACCGGTGATCTATCTGGTCGGCATCGGTGCCGCGTTGCTCGGCATCCCGGCGATCGCGCTCGCCGCCTACACCGTGGTGGCGCTGATCTGGCTGGTGCCCGATCGCAGAACCGAGCGGTACCTGGCCAGCCACGATCGGTCGTCGCCGTCCTCCCCGGATGCCTGA